The following are from one region of the Nitrospirota bacterium genome:
- a CDS encoding UPF0175 family protein translates to MKLDELKMKYPVGFEKAVHITKDELEQQIRLMAALKMFELGKISSGRAAELAGMSRVEFFEACGRYRVSVFNYSNEEIGDELKNELDTIEKIFKL, encoded by the coding sequence TTGAAGCTTGATGAATTAAAGATGAAATATCCCGTAGGATTTGAAAAAGCAGTTCATATCACTAAGGATGAATTGGAACAGCAGATTCGTTTAATGGCGGCACTTAAGATGTTTGAACTCGGAAAGATATCATCCGGCAGGGCTGCGGAACTTGCTGGTATGTCACGTGTTGAGTTTTTTGAGGCTTGTGGCAGATATCGTGTAAGTGTTTTTAATTATTCCAATGAGGAGATTGGAGATGAGCTGAAAAATGAACTTGATACTATAGAAAAAATTTTCAAACTATGA
- a CDS encoding DUF3368 domain-containing protein: MKVISNTGPIIALAKIDRLSLIKRLFEKVFIPPMVYKELCAKTGDEWESIEEALDDFIVVKELPLVDESVRLTLADLDEGEKQAVGLASVINDEKILLMDDRAGRKAAQKLNITVTGIVGILLAAKKRGLIHKVSEILEAVRENGYWLSNKVIEVAAKLSGE; this comes from the coding sequence ATGAAAGTGATTTCAAATACAGGACCCATTATTGCACTGGCAAAGATAGATAGATTATCACTTATTAAAAGACTATTTGAGAAGGTCTTTATACCACCTATGGTCTATAAGGAGTTATGCGCAAAAACTGGAGACGAATGGGAGTCAATTGAAGAGGCTTTAGATGACTTTATTGTAGTTAAAGAGCTTCCCTTGGTAGATGAATCAGTCAGACTAACTCTCGCCGATCTTGATGAAGGTGAAAAACAAGCTGTAGGTCTTGCCTCCGTAATAAATGATGAAAAAATACTGCTTATGGATGACAGAGCGGGAAGAAAGGCTGCTCAAAAACTAAATATAACAGTGACAGGAATTGTGGGTATACTACTTGCTGCAAAAAAAAGAGGACTAATACACAAGGTGTCGGAGATTCTTGAGGCTGTCAGAGAAAACGGATATTGGCTTTCAAATAAGGTAATTGAGGTAGCTGCAAAACTCTCTGGTGAATAG